A single genomic interval of Bradyrhizobium japonicum USDA 6 harbors:
- a CDS encoding SDR family NAD(P)-dependent oxidoreductase, translating to MSLLSTPFDPARDTALVTGAGNGIGRAIAQALVGEGVRTVFADVSPERVSAAISASGRPELAVPWVGDLARSDACDALLAAAQALGEVSHFVHSASPPRREADHALAVDRKTWQEMHAVNLDAGFHLARGLAKRLIAAKRPGSFLFLTSLHAGTPRNLPHYSTAKAGMAMLVKELAKTLGRHDIRVNALVPGAIAAGGFVADASLAKHIPLGRLGEAKDLAPMALAVLSNKLSGYVTGAAFVVDGGLSLTNWFEPPELDG from the coding sequence ATGAGCCTGTTGAGCACGCCGTTCGACCCCGCACGCGACACGGCTCTCGTCACCGGCGCAGGCAACGGCATCGGCCGCGCAATTGCGCAGGCGCTGGTCGGCGAGGGCGTTCGGACCGTGTTCGCCGATGTGAGCCCGGAACGGGTGAGCGCGGCGATCAGCGCGAGTGGCAGGCCCGAACTGGCGGTGCCGTGGGTCGGCGATCTCGCCAGGTCAGACGCTTGCGACGCCCTGCTGGCCGCCGCACAGGCACTCGGCGAGGTCTCGCATTTCGTTCACAGCGCATCGCCGCCGCGGCGTGAGGCCGATCATGCGCTCGCGGTCGATCGCAAGACCTGGCAGGAGATGCATGCCGTCAATCTCGATGCCGGATTCCATCTGGCGCGCGGGCTGGCAAAACGGCTGATCGCGGCGAAACGGCCCGGCTCGTTCCTGTTTCTCACCTCGCTGCACGCGGGCACGCCGCGCAACCTGCCGCATTATTCGACGGCGAAGGCGGGGATGGCGATGCTGGTGAAGGAGCTCGCGAAGACGCTCGGGCGCCACGACATCCGCGTCAACGCGCTGGTGCCCGGCGCGATCGCGGCGGGCGGGTTCGTTGCCGATGCCTCGCTGGCGAAGCACATTCCGCTCGGGCGTCTCGGCGAGGCCAAGGACCTCGCGCCGATGGCGCTGGCGGTGCTGTCGAACAAGCTCTCGGGTTACGTCACCGGCGCAGCCTTCGTCGTCGACGGCGGATTGTCGCTGACGAACTGGTTCGAGCCGCCGGAGCTGGACGGCTAA
- a CDS encoding ABC transporter substrate-binding protein yields MKRLQAAGSALVLALALGVPAVPASAGEAVNLILNWTPTADHSPFYYAKAQGWFEKAGIDLTIEVGKGSGVSAAKVGSGGSPFGIADLATMLVAKSKGADDIALMSIYANTGQTFYWLKSYGVNGVKDFPSHKIGNPPGDASRVMWPAFAKAAGIAPDAVSFVNIGPTAKIAALKSHTVDIISDFYNEHDLKVIEFGPDLGFVNWKDIGLNPYGNSLIVNGAYLQKNPKLVEEFVRISQKAFAACVADVTPCLKALLDQVSGLDKENQERQWERIKYLMTDEFTTTKGLGWIDGERMKKDYELVQTYLGMEKPFDVTTAFTTKMLDPAVKMDASKVKK; encoded by the coding sequence ATGAAGCGTTTGCAGGCTGCGGGCTCGGCTTTGGTTTTGGCCCTGGCGCTCGGTGTGCCGGCGGTGCCGGCGAGCGCGGGAGAGGCGGTCAACCTGATCCTGAACTGGACACCGACGGCCGACCATTCGCCGTTCTATTACGCCAAGGCGCAGGGCTGGTTCGAGAAGGCCGGCATCGACCTGACCATCGAGGTCGGCAAGGGCTCCGGCGTCTCCGCCGCCAAGGTCGGCTCCGGCGGCTCGCCGTTCGGCATCGCCGATCTCGCCACCATGCTGGTCGCCAAGAGCAAGGGCGCTGACGACATCGCGCTGATGAGCATCTACGCCAACACCGGCCAGACGTTCTATTGGCTGAAGAGCTACGGCGTGAATGGCGTGAAGGATTTTCCGAGCCACAAGATCGGCAACCCGCCCGGCGACGCCTCGCGCGTGATGTGGCCGGCCTTTGCCAAGGCCGCCGGCATCGCGCCTGATGCCGTCAGCTTCGTCAATATCGGCCCGACCGCGAAGATCGCCGCGCTGAAGAGCCATACCGTCGATATCATCAGCGACTTCTACAACGAGCACGATCTCAAGGTGATCGAGTTCGGGCCCGATCTCGGCTTCGTCAACTGGAAGGACATCGGGCTCAACCCCTACGGCAATTCGCTGATCGTCAACGGCGCCTATCTCCAGAAGAATCCCAAGCTCGTCGAGGAGTTCGTGCGCATCTCGCAAAAGGCTTTTGCGGCCTGCGTCGCCGACGTCACGCCGTGCCTGAAGGCGCTGCTCGACCAGGTCTCCGGTCTCGACAAGGAGAACCAGGAACGCCAGTGGGAGCGCATCAAGTATCTGATGACCGACGAGTTCACGACCACCAAGGGGCTCGGCTGGATCGACGGCGAGCGGATGAAGAAGGACTATGAGCTGGTCCAGACCTATCTCGGCATGGAGAAGCCGTTCGACGTGACCACGGCGTTCACGACCAAGATGCTCGATCCCGCCGTCAAGATGGATGCGAGCAAGGTGAAGAAGTAG
- a CDS encoding NAD-dependent epimerase/dehydratase family protein, with the protein MLLTRQTLPKTIPDIAALDDLLCRPTQALIDDLKKVEGDIMILGVAGKMGPTLAGLAKAAAPDRRVIGVARFSDAGVKDWLHARGVETISCDLMDESAIQALPKAPNIVFMAGRKFGAEGDLSLTWAMNAHVPALVAQAFPTSRIVAFSTGCIYPFVPVDGKGATEDMAPNPPGEYAQSCVGRERMFEYFSRKFSTPGRLFRLNYAIDMRYGVLHDIAIKVLTGTPIDVSLSHVNFIWQGDASAQALRCLAHCTAPTSPINVSGHEILAVRDLAAKFGARFGRAPVLIGKEEPTAWLTDTSKAVELFGLPVVDTEQLIAWTADWVSRAMPSLGKPTKYEVRDGRY; encoded by the coding sequence ATGCTGCTCACCCGCCAGACGCTGCCGAAGACGATCCCGGATATCGCAGCCCTCGACGATCTCCTGTGCCGGCCGACCCAGGCGCTGATCGACGACCTCAAGAAGGTCGAGGGCGACATCATGATCCTCGGCGTCGCCGGCAAGATGGGACCGACGCTGGCGGGGCTCGCGAAGGCCGCCGCGCCCGATCGCCGCGTTATCGGCGTCGCCCGCTTCAGCGACGCTGGGGTCAAGGACTGGCTGCACGCGCGCGGCGTCGAGACGATCAGTTGCGACCTGATGGACGAGAGCGCGATTCAGGCCCTGCCGAAGGCACCCAACATCGTCTTCATGGCCGGCCGCAAGTTCGGCGCCGAGGGCGACCTGTCGCTGACCTGGGCGATGAATGCGCATGTGCCGGCCCTCGTCGCGCAGGCCTTCCCGACGTCGCGCATCGTGGCGTTCTCGACCGGCTGCATCTATCCCTTTGTCCCCGTCGACGGCAAAGGCGCGACCGAGGACATGGCGCCGAATCCGCCCGGCGAATACGCCCAGTCCTGCGTCGGCCGCGAGCGCATGTTCGAGTATTTTTCGCGCAAGTTTTCGACGCCGGGCCGGCTGTTCCGGCTCAATTACGCGATCGACATGCGCTATGGCGTGCTGCACGACATCGCGATAAAGGTGCTCACGGGAACGCCGATCGATGTCAGTCTCAGCCACGTCAATTTCATCTGGCAGGGCGATGCGTCCGCGCAGGCGCTGCGGTGCCTTGCGCATTGCACCGCGCCGACCTCACCGATTAACGTCAGCGGCCACGAGATTTTGGCGGTGCGGGATCTCGCGGCAAAATTCGGCGCGCGCTTCGGCCGCGCGCCGGTGCTGATAGGCAAGGAGGAGCCGACGGCATGGCTCACCGACACGTCGAAAGCTGTCGAGCTGTTCGGCCTGCCTGTGGTCGACACCGAACAGTTGATAGCCTGGACCGCGGACTGGGTGTCCCGCGCCATGCCAAGCCTCGGCAAACCCACCAAATACGAGGTGCGCGATGGACGCTACTGA
- the minC gene encoding septum site-determining protein MinC: protein MEAAAKVQRQMVRLRGRSYVAFVFVPTVPIQDWLQEIDATIARSPGFFAGRPVVIDLSSVDLSQSGIGHLLSNLHDRNIRVLGIEGVEEGRLTPTMPPLLTGGRSCVVEPSAPKKAEAKAATKPTSLLLESPVRSGQTVIFPEGDVTILGSVGSGAEVVAGGSIHIYGALRGRAMAGVNGYTSARIYCQKIEAELLAIDGFYQTADDIDAALRGKPAQAWLQGNTMRITALN, encoded by the coding sequence ATGGAGGCTGCAGCAAAAGTCCAACGCCAAATGGTTCGCCTGCGCGGGCGCTCCTACGTGGCCTTCGTGTTCGTGCCGACGGTTCCGATCCAGGACTGGCTGCAGGAGATCGACGCCACGATCGCGCGCTCGCCGGGCTTCTTCGCCGGCCGGCCCGTTGTGATCGATCTGTCCTCGGTCGATCTCAGCCAGTCCGGCATCGGCCATCTGCTCAGCAACCTTCACGACCGGAACATCCGGGTGCTCGGGATCGAGGGGGTGGAGGAGGGCCGGCTGACGCCGACCATGCCGCCGCTGCTCACGGGCGGGCGCAGCTGCGTGGTCGAGCCGAGCGCGCCGAAGAAGGCCGAGGCGAAGGCCGCAACCAAGCCGACCTCGCTCCTGCTCGAAAGCCCGGTGCGCTCGGGCCAGACCGTGATCTTCCCGGAAGGCGACGTCACCATTCTGGGCTCGGTCGGCTCCGGCGCCGAAGTCGTCGCCGGCGGTTCCATCCACATCTACGGCGCGCTCCGCGGCCGCGCCATGGCGGGGGTCAACGGGTACACGAGCGCCCGCATCTATTGTCAGAAGATCGAGGCTGAACTGCTTGCAATTGATGGGTTTTACCAGACTGCGGACGACATCGACGCCGCCTTGCGCGGCAAGCCGGCGCAGGCCTGGCTGCAGGGGAATACCATGCGAATTACAGCACTGAACTGA
- the minE gene encoding cell division topological specificity factor MinE: MSMGLLRLLRGKKATAPVARERLQILLAHERGLRGQPDLLGVLREEILAVVSRHVTLDPTKVIVRLERGDEVSTLEVDIEVPNDIERKRAAVG, from the coding sequence ATGAGCATGGGTCTGCTTCGGCTTCTCCGCGGCAAGAAGGCCACTGCCCCGGTCGCTCGCGAACGGCTGCAGATCCTGCTTGCCCATGAACGCGGATTGCGCGGCCAGCCCGATCTGCTCGGCGTGCTGCGTGAGGAAATTCTTGCTGTCGTGTCCAGGCACGTCACGCTGGACCCGACCAAGGTCATCGTCCGGCTCGAGCGCGGCGACGAGGTATCCACCCTGGAGGTCGATATCGAGGTGCCGAACGATATCGAGCGCAAGCGCGCGGCGGTCGGGTAG
- a CDS encoding TetR/AcrR family transcriptional regulator has translation MPAKRSGDTVPQRRDPVATRKKLLTAARLEFARHGFAGARVDEIAERAGVNKQLVYHYFGDKDALYLAVLEWVYADIREQERQLNLEGLPPEKAIRKLIEASFDYLATNPDFIVLLNDENRGGARHVRGSTRLEAMHSPLVKSVSHILHEGVRTGVFRKGIDPIQLYISIAGLSYFYLSNTPTLSAIFGKDLSSRAARRARRRHVADLVLHSLRP, from the coding sequence ATGCCCGCAAAACGTTCAGGCGACACCGTGCCGCAGCGGCGCGACCCCGTCGCGACCCGCAAGAAGTTGCTCACCGCGGCCCGCCTGGAATTCGCCAGGCACGGCTTTGCCGGCGCCCGCGTCGACGAGATCGCCGAGCGCGCGGGGGTCAACAAGCAGCTCGTCTACCACTACTTCGGCGACAAGGACGCGCTCTATCTGGCTGTGCTCGAATGGGTCTACGCCGATATCCGCGAGCAGGAGCGCCAGCTCAACCTCGAAGGCCTGCCGCCGGAAAAGGCGATCCGGAAGCTGATCGAGGCATCATTCGATTACCTCGCGACGAACCCCGATTTCATCGTGCTCTTGAACGACGAGAACCGCGGCGGCGCCCGCCACGTCCGCGGCTCGACCCGGCTGGAGGCGATGCATTCGCCGCTGGTGAAGAGCGTGTCCCACATCCTCCACGAGGGCGTCCGCACCGGCGTGTTCCGCAAGGGGATCGATCCGATCCAGCTCTATATATCGATCGCGGGTCTCAGCTATTTCTATCTCTCCAACACGCCGACGCTGTCGGCGATCTTCGGCAAGGATCTGTCGAGCCGGGCGGCAAGGCGCGCCCGCCGCAGGCATGTCGCCGATCTCGTGCTGCATTCGCTCCGGCCATAA
- a CDS encoding DUF6894 family protein, producing MPYYSFDLVVGEEFKNQGGIILEDIEVASDRAVQLATELSQVKPELQRKGCAVRVTDLDHNEVYRTPLDPVPAWRR from the coding sequence ATGCCCTACTATTCCTTCGATCTCGTGGTTGGTGAAGAGTTCAAGAACCAGGGTGGAATCATCCTCGAAGACATCGAGGTCGCTTCCGATCGCGCCGTTCAATTGGCTACCGAGCTGTCGCAGGTGAAGCCGGAGCTGCAACGGAAGGGTTGCGCGGTGCGCGTCACCGATCTCGATCACAACGAGGTCTATCGCACGCCGCTCGATCCCGTGCCGGCCTGGCGACGCTAG
- a CDS encoding DUF1254 domain-containing protein, which yields MPKMPATSIVASTLLTIITSTSPGYGQDSKAPPLVNQINNGNWLSQSEAEAMRDELYYQRAVQVYMSMLPALNTIGMRDGSEAMFGKGYNVLPIWKQRMDARTWVPTPNADVIYSMSYLDLKETGPLVVAAPPNVIGMFTDFFQRTLTDVGAVGPDRARGGLYLLLPPDYEGEIPQGYFAFKSKTNNVFLFFRTLMAKGDNGPDPKPAVALAEQTRVYPLWSPEKNVKPMQFPDASGKRINMMYPVDNTYWTKLKAFVDYEPVSAIDPESRGTLAAIGIIKGQPFNPTAKEQELLQRAVTTAPKMIMAQRQLGRPDKRDLYYNDRQYLNTWAAGTAEWLQDGYLDVAQRASYFQIAYSTASAMVMRTINSGSKYPFAVRDANGEFLNGSNTYKLHLPPNPPAALFWAVTAYNITDGTMVEAPQLMPSINGYNKVATNSDGSIDLWFATEKPADAPASNFIQTVSARNFLVALRLYGTGVEFYDQTWKPDDVVKVK from the coding sequence ATGCCGAAGATGCCCGCGACCTCCATCGTGGCCTCAACCCTCCTCACCATCATCACATCGACAAGTCCCGGCTACGGCCAGGACTCCAAAGCGCCTCCCCTCGTCAACCAGATCAACAACGGCAACTGGCTCTCGCAAAGCGAAGCCGAGGCGATGCGCGACGAGCTGTATTATCAGCGCGCCGTGCAGGTTTACATGAGCATGCTGCCCGCTCTCAACACGATCGGCATGCGCGATGGGTCGGAGGCGATGTTCGGCAAGGGCTATAATGTGCTCCCGATCTGGAAACAGCGGATGGATGCGCGGACCTGGGTGCCGACACCTAATGCCGACGTTATCTATTCCATGAGCTATCTCGATCTCAAGGAGACCGGCCCGCTGGTCGTCGCCGCGCCGCCCAACGTCATCGGCATGTTCACCGATTTCTTCCAGCGCACTCTCACCGACGTCGGCGCGGTTGGCCCCGATCGTGCGCGGGGCGGCCTCTATCTCTTGCTGCCACCGGATTATGAGGGCGAAATTCCGCAGGGCTACTTCGCGTTCAAGTCGAAGACCAACAACGTGTTCCTGTTCTTCCGCACCCTTATGGCGAAGGGTGACAACGGGCCGGATCCGAAACCCGCAGTAGCGCTTGCCGAACAGACGCGCGTCTACCCGCTGTGGTCCCCGGAAAAGAACGTCAAGCCGATGCAATTTCCCGACGCCAGCGGCAAGCGCATCAACATGATGTATCCGGTCGACAATACGTACTGGACCAAGCTCAAGGCGTTCGTGGATTATGAGCCGGTCTCGGCGATCGATCCGGAGTCGCGCGGCACGCTGGCCGCGATCGGCATCATCAAGGGGCAGCCGTTCAACCCGACCGCGAAGGAGCAGGAGCTGCTGCAAAGGGCCGTCACGACGGCGCCGAAGATGATCATGGCGCAGCGCCAGCTTGGCCGGCCGGACAAACGCGATCTCTACTACAACGACCGGCAATATCTGAACACCTGGGCAGCCGGCACCGCCGAATGGCTCCAGGACGGCTATCTCGATGTGGCGCAGCGAGCGAGCTACTTCCAGATCGCCTATTCGACGGCCTCGGCGATGGTGATGCGGACGATCAACAGCGGCTCCAAATATCCGTTCGCGGTCAGGGACGCGAATGGCGAATTCCTGAACGGGTCGAACACCTATAAACTCCATCTGCCGCCGAACCCGCCGGCCGCATTGTTCTGGGCCGTGACCGCCTACAACATCACCGACGGCACCATGGTCGAGGCACCACAGCTGATGCCGTCGATCAACGGCTACAACAAGGTGGCAACCAACAGCGATGGCTCGATCGACCTGTGGTTCGCGACGGAAAAGCCCGCTGACGCGCCGGCGTCGAACTTCATCCAGACCGTCAGCGCTCGAAATTTCCTCGTCGCGTTACGCCTCTATGGCACGGGCGTCGAGTTCTACGACCAGACCTGGAAACCGGACGACGTCGTCAAAGTGAAATGA
- the panB gene encoding 3-methyl-2-oxobutanoate hydroxymethyltransferase, whose protein sequence is MSIQSSIRRKTAPDIRARKQGEPIVMLTSYHAHTAALVDRYCDVILVGDSLGNVMHGFETTVPVTLDMMILQGAAVMRGSKQALVVVDMPFGSYEASREQAFNSAVRIMKETQCGAVKLEGGVRMAETIAFLSGRGIPVMGHVGLTPQSINTLGSFRAQGRNEVDWGPIEDDAKAVADAGAFSVVVEAVAEPLARKITETIAIPTIGIGASAACDGQVLVLEDMLGLSPRTPKFVRRYGNLGPAIEAAIEGYATDVRSRSFPGPEHVYEMKKS, encoded by the coding sequence ATGTCAATTCAGTCTTCCATCAGGCGCAAGACCGCGCCGGACATCCGTGCACGCAAGCAGGGCGAACCGATCGTGATGCTGACGTCCTATCACGCGCATACGGCCGCGCTGGTGGATCGGTATTGCGACGTCATCCTGGTCGGCGATTCCCTTGGCAACGTCATGCACGGCTTCGAGACGACGGTGCCGGTTACGCTCGACATGATGATCCTTCAGGGCGCCGCGGTGATGCGCGGCTCGAAGCAGGCGCTGGTCGTCGTCGATATGCCGTTCGGCTCGTATGAAGCTTCCAGGGAGCAGGCGTTCAACTCCGCAGTGCGGATCATGAAGGAGACGCAATGCGGCGCGGTGAAGCTTGAAGGCGGCGTTCGCATGGCGGAGACGATTGCATTCCTGTCCGGGCGCGGCATCCCGGTGATGGGTCATGTCGGCCTCACGCCGCAATCCATCAACACGCTCGGTTCGTTTCGTGCCCAGGGGCGCAACGAGGTGGACTGGGGCCCGATCGAGGACGATGCGAAGGCCGTCGCCGACGCCGGTGCATTCTCGGTCGTCGTCGAAGCGGTGGCCGAACCGTTGGCGCGCAAGATTACCGAGACGATTGCGATCCCCACCATCGGCATCGGTGCGAGCGCGGCCTGCGACGGTCAGGTGCTCGTGCTCGAGGACATGCTCGGGCTGTCGCCACGAACCCCGAAATTCGTCCGGCGCTACGGCAATCTTGGTCCGGCCATCGAAGCGGCGATCGAAGGGTATGCCACCGACGTGCGGTCACGCTCATTTCCCGGGCCCGAACACGTCTACGAGATGAAGAAGAGCTGA
- a CDS encoding ABC transporter permease yields the protein MTGDGARTSRSFTIILIVHLAVLVLWQVAVDAFHVPKFILPSPLATVQTLGTASYAWGANTLVTAIEILGGFALGALVGVALAVIFSWAPLLSLVLLPLFVTMNMIPKVALGPLFIVWFSYGIVPNILIAFSICFFPILLTTARGLREVEPDLLDLVKSLRGSRWTLFRKIQLPGSLPYVFSGMKVGAILAVAGAIVGEFIASERGLGYLMIQVQSSLDTPAMVMAVVLLTLLGVALYGLVLALERMFVVGDARQT from the coding sequence GTGACCGGAGACGGCGCACGCACCTCGCGCAGCTTTACGATCATCCTGATCGTGCATCTCGCCGTGCTCGTGCTCTGGCAGGTCGCGGTCGATGCCTTCCACGTGCCGAAATTCATCCTGCCCTCGCCGCTGGCGACGGTGCAGACGCTCGGCACCGCGAGCTATGCCTGGGGCGCCAACACGCTGGTCACGGCGATCGAGATCCTCGGCGGCTTCGCGCTCGGCGCGTTGGTCGGCGTCGCGCTGGCCGTGATCTTCAGCTGGGCACCGCTGCTGAGCCTCGTGCTGCTGCCGCTGTTCGTGACGATGAACATGATCCCGAAGGTCGCGCTCGGCCCGCTCTTCATCGTCTGGTTCTCCTACGGCATCGTGCCGAACATTTTGATCGCCTTCAGCATCTGCTTCTTCCCGATCTTGCTGACCACCGCGCGCGGCCTGCGCGAGGTCGAGCCCGACCTTCTCGACCTCGTCAAATCACTGCGGGGCTCGCGCTGGACGCTGTTCCGCAAGATCCAGTTGCCGGGATCGCTGCCTTATGTGTTCTCCGGCATGAAGGTCGGAGCCATCCTCGCGGTGGCCGGCGCCATCGTCGGCGAGTTCATCGCCTCCGAGCGCGGGCTCGGCTATCTCATGATCCAGGTGCAGTCGTCGCTCGACACGCCCGCGATGGTGATGGCCGTCGTGCTGCTGACCCTGCTCGGCGTCGCTCTCTACGGCCTGGTCCTCGCCCTCGAACGCATGTTCGTGGTCGGCGACGCCAGGCAAACTTGA
- a CDS encoding DUF1254 domain-containing protein → MTTSSNDLAATRRDALKSGIGAASLAALATRAAAPVAISTTTVAVSTTAQAQRAPAPTNAVTEPATGIVMFPDYAKAIAQMAYIWGWPMINMINRRAAITQAPQPGHLNGVLPAAPRGQIAMLDDYIEPSETFVTCPNQDVVYGLGFFSLDEEPVVIQVPDFGDRFWIYALYDARTDQFGELGKPYGSRPGFYLLAGPNWKGLKPSGITEIVRCSTSLANAIPRIFQDDTPEDKKAIQQIINQVVVYPLKDFTGKMKTIDWSKVPDIQGPKSDGEETKWVIPEKFFDQFGEAIDIVDPLPGEEALYGQFRLLLDAAARDPELKKVLVATAVDTEEKVIEQFFQWKHNGRPAGNGWNRSTNNAQFGLDYFNRTGTAKSNMFDNRPTETQYFYTDNDGAGVELNGGKSYEITFAKGEEPPVNGFWSLTLYNDKHLFHANDLRRYSLGTKNKNLKRNADGSLTLYAGAKSPGGDKQTNWLPAPDGHFSLYIRAYWGKDGILNGSWTPPAIKKVA, encoded by the coding sequence ATGACGACGTCGAGCAACGATCTTGCCGCCACCCGTCGCGATGCGCTGAAGAGCGGCATCGGTGCCGCATCGCTTGCCGCGCTGGCCACCAGGGCGGCTGCCCCGGTCGCGATCTCGACCACGACGGTTGCTGTCTCGACGACGGCCCAAGCTCAGCGGGCTCCGGCCCCAACCAACGCCGTGACGGAGCCCGCAACTGGAATCGTGATGTTTCCGGACTATGCGAAGGCGATCGCGCAGATGGCCTACATCTGGGGCTGGCCGATGATCAACATGATCAACCGCAGGGCCGCGATTACGCAGGCCCCGCAGCCCGGCCATCTCAACGGCGTGTTGCCGGCTGCGCCGCGGGGCCAGATCGCCATGCTAGACGACTACATCGAGCCGTCGGAGACCTTCGTCACCTGTCCCAACCAGGACGTGGTCTACGGGCTCGGCTTCTTCTCGCTCGACGAAGAACCGGTGGTTATCCAGGTTCCGGATTTCGGCGACCGCTTCTGGATCTACGCCCTGTACGATGCACGCACGGATCAGTTCGGCGAACTCGGCAAGCCCTACGGGTCGAGGCCGGGATTTTATCTACTCGCCGGTCCGAACTGGAAAGGGCTCAAGCCGTCAGGCATCACGGAAATCGTCCGTTGCTCGACGTCGCTGGCGAACGCCATTCCGCGCATTTTTCAGGACGACACGCCTGAGGACAAGAAGGCCATCCAGCAGATCATCAATCAGGTTGTCGTCTATCCGCTAAAGGACTTCACCGGCAAGATGAAGACCATCGACTGGAGCAAGGTGCCGGACATTCAGGGGCCGAAATCGGACGGTGAAGAAACGAAATGGGTGATCCCCGAGAAGTTCTTCGACCAGTTCGGAGAGGCGATCGATATCGTCGATCCATTGCCGGGCGAGGAGGCCCTGTACGGGCAGTTTCGCTTGTTGCTCGATGCCGCCGCCAGGGACCCCGAGCTGAAGAAGGTGCTGGTCGCGACGGCCGTCGACACCGAAGAGAAGGTCATCGAGCAATTCTTCCAGTGGAAGCACAATGGCCGTCCGGCCGGCAATGGCTGGAATCGCTCGACCAACAACGCGCAGTTCGGTCTCGACTATTTCAACCGGACCGGCACGGCGAAGTCGAACATGTTCGACAACAGGCCGACCGAGACGCAGTACTTCTACACCGACAACGACGGCGCGGGCGTGGAGCTCAACGGCGGCAAGAGTTATGAGATCACGTTTGCCAAGGGCGAGGAGCCGCCGGTCAACGGCTTCTGGTCGCTGACCCTCTACAACGACAAGCATCTGTTCCACGCCAATGATCTCAGGCGCTACTCGCTCGGCACCAAGAACAAAAACCTGAAGCGCAACGCCGACGGTTCGCTCACGCTGTACGCGGGCGCGAAGTCCCCCGGAGGCGACAAGCAGACGAACTGGCTGCCGGCGCCGGATGGGCATTTCTCGCTCTACATTCGCGCCTATTGGGGCAAGGATGGCATTCTCAATGGTTCGTGGACGCCGCCGGCCATCAAGAAGGTAGCGTGA
- the minD gene encoding septum site-determining protein MinD, with translation MSKVLVVTSGKGGVGKTTTTAALGAALAQRGDKVVVVDFDVGLRNLDLVMGAERRVVFDLINVVQGVAKLPQALIRDKRLENLWLLPASQTRDKDALTEEGVGKVIDDLRDRFDWVICDSPAGIERGASMAMRFADEAVIVTNPEVSSVRDSDRIIGMLDSKTVRAEKGEHVQKHILITRYDASRAARGEMLTIDDILEILATPLLGIIPESQDVLKASNVGTPVTLSNADGAPARAYMDAARRLFGDTVPMQVPAERRRFMDRLLRRRAA, from the coding sequence ATGAGTAAGGTACTGGTCGTGACATCAGGCAAGGGCGGGGTCGGCAAGACCACGACGACCGCTGCGCTGGGGGCTGCGCTGGCGCAGCGCGGGGACAAGGTCGTCGTCGTCGATTTCGACGTCGGCCTGCGCAACCTCGACCTCGTCATGGGCGCCGAACGCCGCGTGGTGTTCGATCTCATCAACGTGGTGCAGGGCGTCGCAAAGCTGCCGCAGGCGCTGATCCGCGACAAGCGGCTGGAGAATCTCTGGCTGCTGCCGGCCTCGCAAACCCGCGACAAGGACGCGCTGACGGAAGAGGGCGTCGGCAAGGTCATCGACGATCTGCGCGACCGCTTCGATTGGGTGATCTGCGACAGCCCGGCCGGCATCGAGCGCGGCGCCTCCATGGCGATGCGCTTTGCCGACGAGGCCGTGATCGTCACCAATCCGGAAGTCTCCTCGGTGCGCGATTCCGACCGCATCATCGGCATGCTCGATTCGAAGACGGTGCGGGCCGAGAAAGGCGAGCACGTTCAGAAGCACATTCTCATCACCCGCTACGATGCCTCGCGCGCCGCGCGCGGCGAGATGCTGACCATCGACGACATCCTCGAGATCCTTGCCACGCCCTTGCTCGGCATCATCCCCGAAAGCCAGGACGTGTTGAAGGCCTCCAATGTCGGCACGCCGGTGACGCTGTCGAACGCGGATGGAGCGCCGGCGCGGGCCTATATGGACGCGGCGCGGCGGCTTTTCGGCGACACCGTGCCGATGCAGGTTCCGGCCGAGCGCAGGCGCTTCATGGATCGTCTGCTGCGACGGAGGGCTGCATGA